A window from Gossypium raimondii isolate GPD5lz chromosome 7, ASM2569854v1, whole genome shotgun sequence encodes these proteins:
- the LOC105804335 gene encoding peptidyl-prolyl cis-trans isomerase FKBP15-1, with protein MRFSRALKVAPILLLLLILFTFANAKKSADVTQLQIGVKHKPKSCEFQAHKGDRIKVHYRGKLTDGTVFDSSFERGDPIEFELGSGQVIKGWDQGLLGMCVGEKRKLKIPAKLGYGDHGSPPKIPGGATLVFDTELVAVNGKPSSGGDNTSEDEL; from the exons atgcgATTCAGCAGGGCGTTGAAGGTTGCTCCGATTCTGCTTCTTCTGCTGATCCTTTTTACATTTG CGAATGCCAAGAAGTCAGCCGATGTGACCCAGCTACAGATCGGAGTCAAG CATAAGCCCAAATCATGCGAGTTCCAAGCTCACAAAGGTGATAGAATCAAAGTGCACTATCGG GGGAAACTCACTGATGGAACTGTATTCGATTCAAGTTTTGAAAGGGGTGACCCAATTGAATTTGAGCTTGGTAGTGGTCAAGTAATCAAAG GATGGGACCAAGGACTACTAGGAATGTGTGTCGGTGAGAAGCGGAAGTTGAAAATACCCGCAAAGCTTGGTTATGGTGACCATGGTTCACCACCCAAAATCCCAG GTGGAGCAACACTAGTATTTGACACGGAGCTTGTTGCAGTCAATGGGAAGCCATCCAGCGGAGGGGATAATACAAGTGAAGATGAGCTATAA